One genomic window of Nicotiana sylvestris chromosome 10, ASM39365v2, whole genome shotgun sequence includes the following:
- the LOC104238820 gene encoding uncharacterized protein isoform X1 yields the protein MMALSIPCSASLGTKLRAPLNSSNYNDLEKVKSIIKKTVIPCLPNSPVESLQKGNWVKLICGASFEDLVDIRNLSLVYTLAGVDCIDCAAEASVVNAVSEGVEAARAIVPIRRPWIMISVNDDEDLHFRKAEFDPDDCPQDCTRPCEKVCPASAILQKQGGVLAERCYGCGRCLPVCPYDKIRAITYVRDVTATAELLERDDVDAIEIHTSGRVPAVFRELWTGLGNSTANLKLVAVSFPDLRDSTISAMEAMYSVMETNIQCLNLWQLDGRPMSGDIGRGATRDAIAFARKLASAENKPKGFLQLAGGTNAHTIEGLKKERLFQTTTIHEASDYEKIPSSSLHSPNALIAGVAFGGYARKIVGRVLNSVQNHHGLAHVEDFPELLLQAIIESLALVGTVKCYNIQKQIT from the exons ATGATGGCTCTGAGCATCCCTTGCTCTGCTTCACTTGGCACCAAATTGCGAG CTCCGCTTAATTCCAGCAACTACAATGATCTTGAGAAAGTGAAAAGCATCATAAAGAAAACAGTGATTCCTTGTTTACCTAATTCTCCTGTTGAATCGCTCCAAAAGGGCAATTGGGTCAAGCTCATTTGTGGTGCTAGCTTTGAG GATTTGGTCGACATCAGGAACCTTTCTCTGGTTTATACTCTTGCTGGAG TTGATTGCATCGACTGTGCTGCTGAGGCGTCGGTGGTGAATGCTGTAAGCGAAGGAGTAGAAGCAGCCAGAGCCATTGTGCCCATTCGCAGGCCTTGGATAATGATCAGTGTTAATGACGATGAAGATCTTCATTTCCGTAAAGCTG AATTTGATCCGGATGATTGCCCTCAGGATTGCACAAGACCTTGTGAAAAAGTCTGTCCTGCTAGTGCAATATTGCAAAAG CAGGGCGGAGTTTTGGCTGAGCGCTGTTACGGTTGTGGTCGTTGCCTTCCGGTTTGTCCTTATGACAAAATAA GAGCTATTacatatgtgagagatgttaCTGCTACAGCTGAACTTCTTGAAAGGGATGATGTTGATGCCATAGAAATTCATACCAGTGGAAG GGTGCCTGCAGTATTTAGAGAACTCTGGACTGGGTTGGGGAACTCAACTGCAAATCTGAAGCTCGTGGCA GTTAGCTTTCCAGACTTGAGAGATTCAACCATATCGGCGATGGAAGCTATGTACTCCGTAATGGAAACCAACATACAATGCTTAAACTTATGGCAG TTGGATGGTCGACCTATGAGTGGAGATATTGGGCGAGGTGCCACGAGAGATGCAATTGCTTTTGCACGAAAATTGGCCTCTGCTGAAAACAAGCCTAAAG GTTTCCTTCAACTGGCGGGTGGTACAAATGCTCACACCATAGAGGGTTTGAAAAAGGAGAGATTATTCCAAACAACAACCATACATG AGGCTTCAGATTATGAGAAAATTCCCTCGAGTTCCTTACATTCACCAAATGCTTTGATCGCTGGTGTGGCCTTTGGTGGCTATGCACGAAAG ATAGTTGGTAGGGTTTTGAattcagtgcaaaaccatcatgGACTTGCTCATGTCGAAGATTTCCCCGAGCTACTTCTGCAGGCCATTATTGAATCACTTGCTCTGGTTGGAACTGTTAAATGTTACAACATCCAGAAGCAGATCACTTAG
- the LOC104238820 gene encoding uncharacterized protein isoform X2: protein MMALSIPCSASLGTKLRAPLNSSNYNDLEKVKSIIKKTVIPCLPNSPVESLQKGNWVKLICGASFEDLVDIRNLSLVYTLAGVDCIDCAAEASVVNAVSEGVEAARAIVPIRRPWIMISVNDDEDLHFRKAEFDPDDCPQDCTRPCEKVCPASAILQKGGVLAERCYGCGRCLPVCPYDKIRAITYVRDVTATAELLERDDVDAIEIHTSGRVPAVFRELWTGLGNSTANLKLVAVSFPDLRDSTISAMEAMYSVMETNIQCLNLWQLDGRPMSGDIGRGATRDAIAFARKLASAENKPKGFLQLAGGTNAHTIEGLKKERLFQTTTIHEASDYEKIPSSSLHSPNALIAGVAFGGYARKIVGRVLNSVQNHHGLAHVEDFPELLLQAIIESLALVGTVKCYNIQKQIT from the exons ATGATGGCTCTGAGCATCCCTTGCTCTGCTTCACTTGGCACCAAATTGCGAG CTCCGCTTAATTCCAGCAACTACAATGATCTTGAGAAAGTGAAAAGCATCATAAAGAAAACAGTGATTCCTTGTTTACCTAATTCTCCTGTTGAATCGCTCCAAAAGGGCAATTGGGTCAAGCTCATTTGTGGTGCTAGCTTTGAG GATTTGGTCGACATCAGGAACCTTTCTCTGGTTTATACTCTTGCTGGAG TTGATTGCATCGACTGTGCTGCTGAGGCGTCGGTGGTGAATGCTGTAAGCGAAGGAGTAGAAGCAGCCAGAGCCATTGTGCCCATTCGCAGGCCTTGGATAATGATCAGTGTTAATGACGATGAAGATCTTCATTTCCGTAAAGCTG AATTTGATCCGGATGATTGCCCTCAGGATTGCACAAGACCTTGTGAAAAAGTCTGTCCTGCTAGTGCAATATTGCAAAAG GGCGGAGTTTTGGCTGAGCGCTGTTACGGTTGTGGTCGTTGCCTTCCGGTTTGTCCTTATGACAAAATAA GAGCTATTacatatgtgagagatgttaCTGCTACAGCTGAACTTCTTGAAAGGGATGATGTTGATGCCATAGAAATTCATACCAGTGGAAG GGTGCCTGCAGTATTTAGAGAACTCTGGACTGGGTTGGGGAACTCAACTGCAAATCTGAAGCTCGTGGCA GTTAGCTTTCCAGACTTGAGAGATTCAACCATATCGGCGATGGAAGCTATGTACTCCGTAATGGAAACCAACATACAATGCTTAAACTTATGGCAG TTGGATGGTCGACCTATGAGTGGAGATATTGGGCGAGGTGCCACGAGAGATGCAATTGCTTTTGCACGAAAATTGGCCTCTGCTGAAAACAAGCCTAAAG GTTTCCTTCAACTGGCGGGTGGTACAAATGCTCACACCATAGAGGGTTTGAAAAAGGAGAGATTATTCCAAACAACAACCATACATG AGGCTTCAGATTATGAGAAAATTCCCTCGAGTTCCTTACATTCACCAAATGCTTTGATCGCTGGTGTGGCCTTTGGTGGCTATGCACGAAAG ATAGTTGGTAGGGTTTTGAattcagtgcaaaaccatcatgGACTTGCTCATGTCGAAGATTTCCCCGAGCTACTTCTGCAGGCCATTATTGAATCACTTGCTCTGGTTGGAACTGTTAAATGTTACAACATCCAGAAGCAGATCACTTAG
- the LOC104238819 gene encoding ATP-citrate synthase beta chain protein 2, with translation MATGQLFSKTTQALFYNYKQLPIQRMLDFDFLCGRETPSVAGIINPGSEGFQKLFFGQEEIAIPVHSTVEAACAAHPTADVFINFASFRSAAASSMSALKQPTIRVVAIIAEGVPESDTKQLIGYAKANNKVVIGPATVGGIQAGAFKIGDTAGTIDNIIQCKLYRPGSVGFVSKSGGMSNELYNTIARVTDGVYEGIAIGGDVFPGSTLSDHVLRFNNIPQIKMIVVLGELGGRDEYSLVEALKQGKINKPVVAWVSGTCATLFKSEVQFGHAGAKSGGEMESAQAKNQALKDAGAVVPTSYEAFEGAIKEAFEQLVSDGKTTPVKEITPPQIPEDLNTAIKSGKVRAPTHIISTISDDRGEEPCYAGVPMSSIVEQGLGVGDVISLLWFKRSLPRYCARFIEICILLCADHGPCVSGAHNSIVTARAGKDLVSCLVSGLLTIGPRFGGAVDDAARYFKDAYDRGLTPYEFVESMKKKGIRVPGIGHRIKRGDNRDKRVELLQLYARENFPSVKYMEYAVQVETYTLSKANNLVLNVDGAIGSLFLDLLAGSGMFTKPEIDEIVEIGYLNGLFVLARSIGLIGHTFDQKRLKQPLYRHPWEDVLYTK, from the exons ATGGCGACTGGACAACTTTTCTCCAAAACTACACAAGCTTTGTTCTACAACTACAAGCAGCTTCCCATCCAACGGATGCTTGACTTTGATTTCCTTTGTG GGAGAGAAACGCCTTCTGTTGCTGGAATTATCAACCCTGGTTCTGAGGGATTCCAGAAACTCTTCTTTGGTCAGGAGGAAATTGCAATTCCAGTACATTCTAC CGTTGAAGCTGCCTGTGCTGCTCATCCCACAGCTGATGTGTTCATAAACTTTGCCTCTTTCAGAAG TGCTGCTGCTTCCTCCATGTCTGCTCTAAAACAGCCAACCATCAGAGTTGTAGCTATTATAGCTGAAGGTGTTCCTGAGTCGGACACCAAGCAGCTTATTGGCTATGCAAAGGCAAATAATAAG GTGGTTATTGGTCCAGCTACTGTCGGAGGGATTCAAGCTGGAGCTTTTAAGATTGGTGATACTGCTGGAACAATTGATAACATTATTCAGTGCAAGCTTTACAGACCTGGATCTGTGGGCTTCGTCTCCAAATCT GGTGGTATGTCTAATGAATTATACAACACAATTGCCCGTGTGACCGATGGAGTTTATGAAG GAATTGCAATTGGTGGGGATGTCTTTCCTGGATCTACCCTTTCTGATCATGTTTTGCGCTTCAACAATATCCCACAG ATCAAAATGATTGTGGTACTTGGGGAACTTGGTGGACGAGATGAATACTCCTTAGTTGAAGCCCTGAAGCAGGGAAAAATCAACAAGCCTGTTGTTGCCTGGGTTAGCGGAACTTGTGCTACACTCTTCAAATCGGAAGTACAGTTTGGACATGCG GGGGCAAAGAGCGGTGGTGAAATGGAGTCTGCACAAGCAAAGAATCAAGCACTGAAAGATGCTGGAGCCGTGGTTCCCACCTCATACGAAGCTTTTGAAGGAGCAATCAAAGAAGCATTTGAACAGCTG GTCTCGGATGGCAAAACAACTCCTGTAAAGGAAATAACGCCTCCACAAATTCCTGAGGATCTCAACACAGCAATTAAGAGTGGGAAAGTTCGGGCCCCAACTCATATTATTTCCACCATATCTGATGATAGAG GTGAAGAGCCATGCTACGCTGGTGTACCCATGTCATCTATTGTGGAGCAAGGATTAGGTGTTGGTGATGTCATTTCTCTGTTGTGGTTCAAACGCAGCCTTCCCCGTTATTGTGCACGTTTTATTGAG ATTTGCATTTTGTTGTGTGCTGACCACGGTCCCTGTGTCTCTGGTGCTCACAACTCCATTGTAACTGCAAGGGCTGGAAAAGACTTGGTGTCATGTCTTGTTTCCG GGTTGTTGACTATCGGTCCCCGATTTGGTGGTGCTGTCGATGATGCTGCCCGATACTTTAAGGATGCTTATGACAGG GGTCTTACACCATATGAGTTCGTCGAAAGTATGAAGAAGAAGGGCATCAGAGTGCCTGGAATCGGTCACAG GATCAAGAGAGGTGACAACAGAGATAAGAGagtggaactactgcaactttatGCGAGGGAAAATTTCCCTTCTGTTAAGTACATGGAATATGCAGTTCAGGTAGAAACCTACACACTCTCAAAGGCAAACAACCTAGTCCTCAACGTTGATGGCGCCATTGGTTCCCTCTTCTTGGATCTCCTTGCTGGAAGTGGAATGTTCACCAAACCAGAAATCGATGAAATAGTAGAGATCGGTTACCTGAATGGTCTGTTTGTGCTGGCACGTTCTATTGGTCTTATCGG GCACACATTTGATCAGAAGAGATTGAAGCAGCCTCTATACCGTCACCCATGGGAAGATGTTCTCTACACCAAGTGA